The sequence ATAATCCCCGTATTGCCCTACTATGCGAAAAGCTTTGGTGCCGATTCCCTGGAACTGGGATACCTAATGGCTGTATACTCGGTGATGAACTTTATCTTCGCTCCCATCTGGGGCGGAATATCGGATCGGATCGGCCGCAAGCCGGTATTGATGATCGGGTTGGCGGGGTTTGCCGCGTCTTACTTTCTGTTTGGCATGGCTACTGAACTTTGGCAGTTGTTTGCAACAAGGATCATGGCAGGCGTTTTGTCGGCAGCCGCACTGCCGACCGTCATGGCCTATGTTGCCGACGTTACGACGGAGGAAACCCGTGCCAGGGGGATGGGGATGATTGGAGCGGCCGCTGGCCTCGGGTTTATCTTTGGTCCTGCCATAGGAGGCACCTTCTCACGCTTTGGCGATTCGGTTCCGTTTTTCATAGCGGGAGCGTTGGTTGTGGCAAACTTCATTTTTGCAGCGTTTGTTTTACGCGAATCGATGTCTGCTGAACAACGCATGGAAAACAGGGCAAAAAAAGAAAGCAGTTGGGCAGCCTTCAAAGCGCCCCTGTCGTATCTCTTTATGATGCAGTTTGTGGTCACCCTCTCCCTGGCCGGTCTGGAAGCAACCTTTGCGTTCTACTCTCTGGACACGTTTGGAGCCGATGAATTTGATATGGCCATGATTTTCATGATTATGGGAATAGCGGGAGCCATTGTCCAGGGAGGACTGATCGGGCGTTTGACGAAGTGGCTGGGGGAACCGGGGGTAATTCAACTGGGGCTTGTCACTTCGATAATCGGGTTTCTGTTGATTACGCAAGTGAACTCATTCACGACAGCAGCGATATATCTTACAATATTTGGCATGGGGAACGGCATGATTCGTCCGGCAGTATCAGCCCTGATATCGAAGAAAACTTCTGCAGGTCAGGGAAGCTCCATGGGACTGCTGGGTTCCATGGACTCACTGGGGCGTATCGCAGGCCCCGTGGTCGGCGGCTCCCTGTACAAAGCGGGAATGGCTGTTCCTTACATAGCTGGGGCTGTGATTTCCCTGTTGGCGATGATCATGTTTTTTACCTATCGTAAAAAGGAAAGCAGCTAATCTGAAGCTNNNNNNNNNNNNNNNNNNNNNNNNNNNNNNNNNNNNNNNNNNNNNNNNNNNNNNNNNNNNNNNNNNNNNNNTAAAATTATCTGCCGGGATTCTACTTGTCTGCCTACTGGCGTACATGATATAGTAGATTGACGTGAAATGTTCCAAGCAAAAAGTTAATGCTGAAAAGGAAACGAGGGAAATTTCTTTATGAGTATTCTTGGAACTATTGCGGATGGCATATTTATTGCGCTTCAGGTGCTGATCGGCGTTACCAGCGCATATTTGGCAACCTTGGCATTCTTCGGCTTGCGGCACAAGAAAGAGGTTCCAGCAAGTCCTCCGCAAAAGTCGTT comes from Effusibacillus lacus and encodes:
- a CDS encoding MFS transporter; translation: MKRVFLVLFAIMFMVMLGFGIIIPVLPYYAKSFGADSLELGYLMAVYSVMNFIFAPIWGGISDRIGRKPVLMIGLAGFAASYFLFGMATELWQLFATRIMAGVLSAAALPTVMAYVADVTTEETRARGMGMIGAAAGLGFIFGPAIGGTFSRFGDSVPFFIAGALVVANFIFAAFVLRESMSAEQRMENRAKKESSWAAFKAPLSYLFMMQFVVTLSLAGLEATFAFYSLDTFGADEFDMAMIFMIMGIAGAIVQGGLIGRLTKWLGEPGVIQLGLVTSIIGFLLITQVNSFTTAAIYLTIFGMGNGMIRPAVSALISKKTSAGQGSSMGLLGSMDSLGRIAGPVVGGSLYKAGMAVPYIAGAVISLLAMIMFFTYRKKESS